The genomic stretch CTGCGTCCTCAAGCTGCACTTGCTGCCGCGGCCTTTTTCGTGCTAAGCCCCCTTAGCATCAGGGTCGCCAACTCTCTGCAACCAGAAGCCATCATGCTTTTCTTCATCATCCTGGCGGTGTACACGTTCCTCCGCTGGCTAGACGAGGAGAAGTGGCTCTGGTACTGGCTTACCGCAGGGAGTGCCTCCTGTGCCCTCCTGGCAAAGGTGAACAGCGCTCACATTGGGTTGCTGTTCCTTGGCCTGGTTCTTGTGCGCAAGGGGCGCCGAGGGCTAAGAAGCAGACGCTTGTGGGCATTGGCGGCGCTCATCGTACTCCCTGCGGTGCTCTGGTATACGCATGCCCATCGGTTGTGGCTGGACTACGGCAACTCGCTTGGCCTGTCCAACGAATACCACTGGATCGGGTTGGACTTTTTCACGAACCCGCGCTTCGTCTTGGGCATCCTAAGGATAGAGGCGCTCTTTGTATGGATGCCTTTAGGCTGGGTTGTCGCTGCCTATGGTCTCTGGCGGAGGCGGGAGCGGGGCGCCATCCTCGCTGCCCTGTGGACGCTGGCGGTATTGGTCTATTATGTCATCGCATCGCGCACTACCAGCGAGGACTGGTCCATCTACTATCACGTGGCAAGTGTGCCGCCAGCGGCGTTACTGTTTGGCCATGGGCTAGGGGAGGTAGTGAGAGGGTCGCAGCGGCGAAGGAGCGTGGGGTTGGTCGTCGCAGGGGCATTAGCGGTAATAATTGTTCTTGCGCGCCTCCTGACTAGCTTTCGACCCACGATCCTAGCGGCAGGTCTAATTACGGGTGGAGGGGCGATTGTGGCGTTAGGGTTCCCGAGGGCAAGCGGCGGGCCCAAGCCCGTTCTGGGGTGGCATGGCTGGCTGGGCAGAGCATGCATTCCTTTCTGTGCCGCCTCCTCGCTGATTCTGTGCGGTTTCCGGATCGCGAAGGATGTGCATCCTTCCCACATGCAGGCAATCTACCAGTGCGCGCGAGAAGTGCGGCACCACATCCCAGCCGACGATTTGATCGTCGCCTCTGGCGGGCACAGTGTGGATGAGGACGGCTACCCTCTGGCCATAAATGCTCCCTACCTTTTCTATTGGCTGGAGCACAAAGGCTTCAATGTTGCGATTGAGAACCAGTCTTTCGCTGCCCTGGAGAGTTTGGCCATGCGCGGAGCGCGTTGGTTTGTGGCGGAGCGCGAAGCTGTGGCCCAAAAGCCAGGGTTCGCTCAGGAGCTGGCCGAGCGTTTTCCCCTGGTGGCGGAATGTGGTGACCTCCAGGTTTTTCGGCTCGTGCCTGCCGATGCTTCGGCATGTGGTGAAGTCGAGGCTCGCCTTTCTCTTTCCTATGCGAAAACGGAGGAGCACTAAGAATGCGTACCCCTCTCCGCCTATTGCCCAA from candidate division KSB1 bacterium encodes the following:
- a CDS encoding glycosyltransferase family 39 protein, producing the protein MKRKLSHGGLYALLLGLGVWLRAIDLWRPVDGSVREAWRECDMAAVARNFYQEGMNILYPRIDWRGDGPGYAEMEFPALSWQIALLYKILGLREQVGRLVPFVFSIGSMLAFFALARRFLRPQAALAAAAFFVLSPLSIRVANSLQPEAIMLFFIILAVYTFLRWLDEEKWLWYWLTAGSASCALLAKVNSAHIGLLFLGLVLVRKGRRGLRSRRLWALAALIVLPAVLWYTHAHRLWLDYGNSLGLSNEYHWIGLDFFTNPRFVLGILRIEALFVWMPLGWVVAAYGLWRRRERGAILAALWTLAVLVYYVIASRTTSEDWSIYYHVASVPPAALLFGHGLGEVVRGSQRRRSVGLVVAGALAVIIVLARLLTSFRPTILAAGLITGGGAIVALGFPRASGGPKPVLGWHGWLGRACIPFCAASSLILCGFRIAKDVHPSHMQAIYQCAREVRHHIPADDLIVASGGHSVDEDGYPLAINAPYLFYWLEHKGFNVAIENQSFAALESLAMRGARWFVAEREAVAQKPGFAQELAERFPLVAECGDLQVFRLVPADASACGEVEARLSLSYAKTEEH